Genomic DNA from Bacillota bacterium:
TGGCGGTTTTGCGAGTAATGGCAGGCATTTTGGGCGTGCTTGTGGTGGTGGCACTTGCTGTGTTGATCTACCTATCCTGTGGTTTGAGGCAAGGGGCGATCCTTGCCATTTCCAATGTCGATTTCAGTGCTTTGCCCGATGGGATCTACCGCGGCACCTACCAGGGCGGCCGCTGGACCAACACCGTGGAAGTAGCGGTGCTTAGTGGGATGATCCGGTCTATCCGGGTGATCAAAGATGTCCAGTTCCAGTTGGATCATGTACGGGAACAGGTGCTTGAACGTATTGTCGAAGAACAATCGACGGTGGTGGATGCGGTTTCCGGTGCCACGGTGACCTCCAAGGCCTACATGAAGGCGGTGGAAAACGCGCTTACTCCCCAGGAATGAGCGGAGCGGCGCATCTTTGCCGCTGGATTTCGTAAAGAAAGATCGAGGCGGCACAGGCAATGTTCAACGAACTGGTGGAACCGAAGATGGGAATCTTAGCGATTTCATCGCAGATTTCCCGGAAGTTGTGGCTGAGTCCGCTGGTTTCATTGCCTAGGATTAGCGCGGTGGGACGGGTGAAGTCCACTTGGGTGATTTTTTTGGTGGCTTTGGCGCTAGAGCCGATGATCTGAAAATCGGGATAGCGCTCCCTGATCCGGGCAAACCAAGGCAGCAATTCCTGGTAGGAAGGCACCCGGACCGTCGGCAGGGCAAACAAGGAACTGATGCTGCTGCGTACCGCCTGCGGATCATAAAGATCGGCGCTGTGTCCGGTGATGACTAGGCCCGCAGCCTGGAAGCTGTCGCAGGAACGGATGATCGTCCCGATATTCCCCGGATTGCTGGGTCGATCCAGGACCACCATAAGGAAGCCTTTCCTGATAGGAATCCTTGCCAGGTCATCGGGCGGGATCGCGGCCAGGGCCAATAATTCCGAAGTCTCTTCCCGGTCGCTGAGTTCTTCCATGAGCCTAGGATTCAACTCATAGTGCACCGGTGCCCTAGAATTCTGCAGGATGTCCTGGGCCCAACGTGAAAGCTCCACCTGCGCAGGGTAGATGAAAGCCTGGATATCCCACCGATACTGGAGGGCCGCATTGATCCCCTTTACGGTCTCTACGAGGAAGACACCGTAACGGTGCCTTTTTCGTCGGTTTCTGGAGATTACCTCCAGATACTGGAAGTTGTTGTCTGCTTTCGTCACCCGGATCACCCTCGGTTTTGCCACCAGCAACCACCTTCTCAACCTAGTCTTGACTTGAAACCAGAATAGGATTCGTCATTTCTTGCCCGAATCCCTTTGCGGGAGAGGTAATCTTCCGGATTTGTCGAATGCATCATCTATTTAGTGGAGAAAACCCCCAGAGGGAGGTATCATGGTGGACGTACTGATCACATATAACACCCCAGTGAACCGAGCCGATGAACATTACCTGGCCCACGCCGGGGTGATGCAGGAAGTTAGGGACGTGGGGCGGGCTTGCTTGGAATTGGGATACCGCTTTAAGGTCTTGGGTATTGGCAGGAATCTCCCCGAAGAGCTAAAGCGCCTTGCGGATACCAACGCGGATGTGGTGTTTAACCTCTGTGAGAGTATCAGGGAAAGTAGCAAGGCCCAGGCCCTTTTTACCGGGTACTTAGAACTACTGGGGTTCAAATTCACCGGTTCAGACAGTGTGGGTATGTTCAATGCCGTAAACAAGCAGGTTTCCTATGCACTTTTGCAAAACGCTGGTCTGCCCGTCCCCAAGACCTGGCCCTTGGACCGGTGGCAGGCGGTAGACTGCTTCCCAGTCCTGGTTAAGCCTGTGGCCGAAGATGGCAGTATCGGCATCACCCAGGATAGCATCGCCACTAATCCGGAAGAACTAAAGGCCATTGTTATGAAGAGGAAAGACCCGGTGAAGTGGTTGATTCAGCAATATGTGGAGGGCAGGGAGTTTTATGTCAGCATCCTGGAGGATGAACATCTGCGGACCTTAGCCTTGGCTGAAGCAACCTTCCAAGATCTGCCACCGGGGTACCGGCGGATCCTCTCCTATGATGCTAAATGGATTGAGGGGTCTGTAGAGCAGGCGGCCTATCGGCGGATTTGCCCTGCGCCTGTTGGGGCCGAAGAGGCTAAGTTGTATGAAAAGCTGGCCTGCCGGGCCTTTCAGTTGATCGGTCTGCGGCATTATGGGCGGGTGGACCTGCGGGTGGATCAACAGGGACAGCCTTACATTATCGATGTGAACGCCAATCCGGACATTACGAAAGGGCAGGGTTTTCCCTTCGCCGCGGAGGCGGCGGGTATTACCTACCCTGAGTTAATCGATAGCATCCTGAAGCTAGCTTTAGCCGATAAACAGCGGGGTCCCTGGTCCTAGCTATTCCGCCCGGTAATTGGGGCAGGGATGTAACCAGTCCTTCATTTTCCCGTATTTCACGAACTTGTCGAACATGTCCAGTTCCTGTAGCAAAAGATCTTGGAAGATATGCCGAATCCGATCATTGACCAAGGTGTGGGTGGCTGCTTCCGCGTGGATCTGCATGGCCCCTTGCAACCCTGCCAAGATGCTCCGATAGATCTTATCATCGTCGATTACCTCCGAGCTGCTAGGGGTGATGAAGACCTCCGCAGGTCGCTTGGGCAGGGTTATACCAAATGTCTTGCACTCTTTTTCTAGCACTTCCACTTGTTTGGCCAGTTTGTCCAGTCCGCGCTCCAGGATGATGCGAAAGTCTCCATCGTGGACCACCTCCCGGAAGACCTTGGTTAACCAGATGTTGTCATATCGGAAGGTGAGGTGATCCCACAGCTTGCCCACCGCGGTGACGTCGATGATCTCCGTGACATCGGGAGGAGTGCTCGGGTACAGGGGTGGGGTTGCCAGCCAGCCCTTCAGTTTTAGGTAATTCACCAAGAGCTCCACGTGGTCGAGTTCTGGTTTGATCATCTTGAGCAAGACTTTGCGGACCCTATCGTTATTAATACAGACCCGAATGGCCCGCAACATGCCATGGACCCGGCTCTGAAGCTGGGTCAGACTGTTTAGTGCAATGAACTCATCCCGCAAGGCCTCCGGATTGCCGGCCCAGTTGGAAGGTCCCCGGTACTGATCGGGACCGGGTATGGAGAACTCCTTCATGATCTTTTCCAGGCTCTCCTTATGCTGGTTAAAGGTTTCAATCAGCCGGCCCAAAATGAATTTGAGATCCGCATCATGGGCGAAGGTTTGGTACATTTCATTCAGTTCTAGGGCATCATACTTGCCCTTCAACAGATCCCAGAGGACGAAGGCTTCCTGGACACTAAGCTGCCGTTGCCTGGCCTCTTTCTTCATTGATCTGATGGTTAACACCATATTTTTCACCCCGCCCTTAGTATGAGAGCGAGGACGGCGGTTATGCGGAAGAACACTGGCAAATGTCGGTGGGGTTGGCAGTCTGTATTGTAGTTACCGACATTGTTCTCATCAGGGCATGGGAGCGTAAAGATACAATAAGCAGGCTTGGTATGGGTGTGTTACTGCCCTGAAGCGAAGCCGAAAAAGGGTCAGAGTCAACTGGACCATGGCTTGGTTCGCGATAGTGATGGGGTTCGACCTCTCTTTGTCAGTCGCAATACCAATGTATCAATTAACTAGCCTACTAGCCACATGATATTACTATCCCACTTCCCCCCTCACCGGGTCTTGGCTGATTAAGCGTAGGTCGAAGGATCTGGAGATATCGGTGAGTAACCCAGATACTAGCGAGGCCCAGCCAGTGAGGCGGTGTCGTGCGGACAAGTTTCGCTCCCTGGGAACCCAAAGTTAATTGTAGGAACCGACTAGAGTGGCCAAGTCGTAGGCTGGGATTTCCCGCCAGGTGGATGCCCGGAGAGGATATGTCTGTGACCACCAGGCCGTGGATCCAGGGGTCTACGCAAAGAGCCTTTAGGCTTGGAAGCTTGCTATAGCCCCAAGGGTTCTCTTGGAAAGGTGAAGGGGGAAGACAGTGATTGTAACCCAAGTGTACTTACCGATGATCCCTTGGTCGGTTCCCAATTACCTTGATGGTCCTTCGAAGGAAGGCTATCCCACGGGTTCGGGGGGAGATGGGGGTCCCACCTCCCGGCGCCGTGAGAAAAGGGGGATCTACTCCAAACCCTTTAAGATCTCTACCACCATGGAGTAGCGACCAAGGGGAGGCATGAAGTACACACCCTGCACCAGTTCCCTAGCCTGGACTAGGAATTCCCGGGCAATTTCCACGCCCATCTGGGCCTGACGATCCGGTGGGGCTTGATACATCCGGGCCTGGACCCCTTCGGGGATGACAATTCCCGGTACCTCATTGTGTAAAAACTCCATGTTTCGCACACTGACTAAGGGTAGTACTCCCACCAGGACTGGGATCTCGATGGATCGGGACCGCAGACAATCCAAGAAGCGTTCCAGGAGCTTAATGTCATAGATGGGTTGAGTCTGCACGAAGTGGGCTCCTGCCTCGATTTTTCCTTCTAGCCGTTGCATCTCCAAATCTAGATTCGCCGCGGCGGGGTTGGCGGCCACGCCGATGCAGAAATTGGTCTTCTGGTCCAAGGGATTGCCCGCCAGATCGGTCCCATTGTTCAGCGCGGCAATGATCCGCACTAGACCCAGGGAATCCACATCGAAGACACCACTGGCCTCGGGATGATCACCGATGGTGGGCGGATCCCCAGTCAAGGCCAGAATGTTCCTCAATCCCAGTGCGTGGGCCCCCAACAACTCCGATTGGATCCCCAGGATGTTGCGGTCCCGGCAGGTGAAATGAAGGATGGACTCGGTGTTTACTTCCTCTAGTAACCGATGGCCAATCGCGATAGGACTTAGGCGGACCCGGGCCATGGGACTGTCGGAGATGTTGATGGCATCGACGCCCACATCCAGCAGCATTTTGACTCCGGCGAAGACCTTGTCTAGATTGGTGCCTTTGGGAGGATCGATCTCCACGGTTGTAAGAAACTGGTTACCCAGCATCCGGGCAAAGCGGGACTCCCGTGGGGTGGGTAGTGCTTCCGGTTCGGTGGATGGGGTTGGGACACGCTCCGTCACCACCGTTACCGGCCGCAGGGCCCGTAGGGCCTTGGCCATGGCACCGATGTGTTCGGGTCTTGTGCCGCAACAGCCCCCGATCAACCGGGCGCCGCCCGCCACAAATTCGGGCACTTTACTGGCGAAATAGGCCGGGGAGGAGTAGTAGTATGTGCGACGGTTCACAATTTCCGGTAATCCGGCATTGGGTTGAATCGACAGGGGCAATTGGGTCAAGGAGTGTAGGGCATGTAATACATCGATCAGTGCTTGCACCCCGGCCCCGCAATTTACCCCCAAAACATCCACGCCCGCCTTTTCCAGCTCTTCCACCATCGTCTGGGGAGCAATTCCCATCGCAGTCTTCCCGTCCCGCAGGAAAGACATCTGACAAACGATAGGGATGTCAGCATCTAGCTGGCGGGCTGCTTGTACCGCCGCCAGGGCTTCCTCGGTCTGGGAGATGGTCTCAATGATCAGCAGATCTACGCCCGCGGCCAATAAGGCCTTGATTTGCTGGGAGTAGATCTCCGTCGCCTCCCTTTGGGATAAAGACCCGAAGGGACGCAGCAGTTTCCCCGTGGGGCCCACGGATCCTGCTACAAACACATCCGTACCCGCAGCCTTCCGGGCAATTTTCACCGCTTCGCGATTGATCTGTTCTGTCTTGTGGTGTAACCCGTACCGGGACAGTTTCCCCGCATTGGCCCCGAAGGTGTGGGTCTGGATCACTTGGGCTCCTTGCTTGATGTATTGTTCATGAATGCTTTGTACCAAAGTGGGGTTAGTCAACACCACTTCTTCTAAACAGCTGCCCGCGGGAACTCCGGCTTCTATGAGCATCGTGCCCATGGCACCATCGGCTAGTAGGACCTGTTCTTTGATTATCTCCAGAAACTCTTTGGACATGAAACCCCCCCTGTGTTGGCAATTTATAAAAAGTCTAAGGTAAAGGGCAAGCTTTGTCAACGTTCCGATCCGGCAAAGTACCATGTTTACGATAACAAGCACCTGCTTTGGCACAGGAAATGGGGAAGAGAGTGATGCGTAACGTCGTGAGGGTTATAGAACATCTACTCCAGTGAGATACTAAACCCGCACTTCATGGAAGGATGGGCGTGGCGGGATGAAACTACTACTTCCCCTACTGGTGGTTTTACTTGTGAACGGGACCGCGGCAAGCTCCCTTGTAAGTATTTACGACGAAACGGGTAATCTCCTATTCGAAACCGGTCTGGAGGTGGCAGTGGGGGATTACTTCCTTGATCCGGACAACCGGAAGTATATTATCTTCGAGGTGCAGGAGGCAACTGCCCGAGCTAGATATCTGGAGACGGTTTCTCTGGAGGAACGATTCCCAAAGGACACTTTCCAGCGGGGCTTGCTCGGTGCCGCAGCCGATGTGGTACGGTTCGACCGGATCGGACTGTACCACACCCATGATGCGGAGGCCTATCTGCCCACCAGTGGGGTCCAGGCCAAAGAAGAAGGGGATATTCTGCAGGTGGGCCGAACCATGGCCCAGTGTCTGGAAGAGGAGGGTGTCCAGGTGTTGCACAGGGATACCAGCCACGCGCCCATCGACGGCTTAGCTTACCAACG
This window encodes:
- a CDS encoding DUF3231 family protein, producing MKKEARQRQLSVQEAFVLWDLLKGKYDALELNEMYQTFAHDADLKFILGRLIETFNQHKESLEKIMKEFSIPGPDQYRGPSNWAGNPEALRDEFIALNSLTQLQSRVHGMLRAIRVCINNDRVRKVLLKMIKPELDHVELLVNYLKLKGWLATPPLYPSTPPDVTEIIDVTAVGKLWDHLTFRYDNIWLTKVFREVVHDGDFRIILERGLDKLAKQVEVLEKECKTFGITLPKRPAEVFITPSSSEVIDDDKIYRSILAGLQGAMQIHAEAATHTLVNDRIRHIFQDLLLQELDMFDKFVKYGKMKDWLHPCPNYRAE
- a CDS encoding FMN-binding protein, with product MRVMAGILGVLVVVALAVLIYLSCGLRQGAILAISNVDFSALPDGIYRGTYQGGRWTNTVEVAVLSGMIRSIRVIKDVQFQLDHVREQVLERIVEEQSTVVDAVSGATVTSKAYMKAVENALTPQE
- a CDS encoding ATP-grasp domain-containing protein, which gives rise to MDVLITYNTPVNRADEHYLAHAGVMQEVRDVGRACLELGYRFKVLGIGRNLPEELKRLADTNADVVFNLCESIRESSKAQALFTGYLELLGFKFTGSDSVGMFNAVNKQVSYALLQNAGLPVPKTWPLDRWQAVDCFPVLVKPVAEDGSIGITQDSIATNPEELKAIVMKRKDPVKWLIQQYVEGREFYVSILEDEHLRTLALAEATFQDLPPGYRRILSYDAKWIEGSVEQAAYRRICPAPVGAEEAKLYEKLACRAFQLIGLRHYGRVDLRVDQQGQPYIIDVNANPDITKGQGFPFAAEAAGITYPELIDSILKLALADKQRGPWS
- a CDS encoding RNA methyltransferase; the protein is MAKPRVIRVTKADNNFQYLEVISRNRRKRHRYGVFLVETVKGINAALQYRWDIQAFIYPAQVELSRWAQDILQNSRAPVHYELNPRLMEELSDREETSELLALAAIPPDDLARIPIRKGFLMVVLDRPSNPGNIGTIIRSCDSFQAAGLVITGHSADLYDPQAVRSSISSLFALPTVRVPSYQELLPWFARIRERYPDFQIIGSSAKATKKITQVDFTRPTALILGNETSGLSHNFREICDEIAKIPIFGSTSSLNIACAASIFLYEIQRQRCAAPLIPGE
- a CDS encoding bifunctional homocysteine S-methyltransferase/methylenetetrahydrofolate reductase gives rise to the protein MSKEFLEIIKEQVLLADGAMGTMLIEAGVPAGSCLEEVVLTNPTLVQSIHEQYIKQGAQVIQTHTFGANAGKLSRYGLHHKTEQINREAVKIARKAAGTDVFVAGSVGPTGKLLRPFGSLSQREATEIYSQQIKALLAAGVDLLIIETISQTEEALAAVQAARQLDADIPIVCQMSFLRDGKTAMGIAPQTMVEELEKAGVDVLGVNCGAGVQALIDVLHALHSLTQLPLSIQPNAGLPEIVNRRTYYYSSPAYFASKVPEFVAGGARLIGGCCGTRPEHIGAMAKALRALRPVTVVTERVPTPSTEPEALPTPRESRFARMLGNQFLTTVEIDPPKGTNLDKVFAGVKMLLDVGVDAINISDSPMARVRLSPIAIGHRLLEEVNTESILHFTCRDRNILGIQSELLGAHALGLRNILALTGDPPTIGDHPEASGVFDVDSLGLVRIIAALNNGTDLAGNPLDQKTNFCIGVAANPAAANLDLEMQRLEGKIEAGAHFVQTQPIYDIKLLERFLDCLRSRSIEIPVLVGVLPLVSVRNMEFLHNEVPGIVIPEGVQARMYQAPPDRQAQMGVEIAREFLVQARELVQGVYFMPPLGRYSMVVEILKGLE